In Gemmatimonadota bacterium, one genomic interval encodes:
- the rplL gene encoding 50S ribosomal protein L7/L12, with translation MASENVTKIVDMIGDMTVLDVADLVKEMEEKFGVSAAAPVVAMAAGGGGEAAAAEKTDFDVVLTGHGDKKIQVIKVVRAITGLGLKEAKELVDSAPKAIKEGLEKAEAEDIQKQIEEVGGSVELK, from the coding sequence ATGGCCAGCGAGAATGTCACCAAGATCGTGGACATGATCGGCGACATGACGGTTCTGGATGTTGCGGATCTCGTGAAGGAAATGGAAGAGAAGTTCGGTGTGAGCGCGGCCGCGCCTGTCGTGGCGATGGCTGCCGGAGGCGGCGGCGAGGCCGCTGCAGCAGAGAAGACCGACTTCGATGTCGTTCTGACCGGGCACGGCGACAAGAAGATCCAGGTGATCAAGGTCGTGCGTGCGATCACCGGACTCGGCCTCAAGGAGGCCAAGGAGCTCGTGGACAGCGCCCCGAAGGCCATCAAGGAAGGTCTTGAGAAGGCAGAGGCAGAGGACATTCAGAAGCAGATTGAGGAAGTCGGAGGTTCGGTCGAGCTCAAGTAG
- the rplJ gene encoding 50S ribosomal protein L10, translating to MPTAEKNAAVEQLQKTIDEAAAVYLADFTGLDVELMTDLRKECRKNDVQFRVVKNTLAIRASRNLEFEELVPHLKGPTAMASSVADPAAPARVLVDFHKEHKKPELKVGFMDGSILSLEEAHAMANLPTRDELIASVMRCAQGPIQNLLGALTDVMTRVVRVTDAVRDGMEQGTIQSAAPSEEPVAEEAKEAPVEEAAPAETDAAEEPAGEESGGDDAPAEEDKKEEGEDSPEE from the coding sequence ATGCCAACCGCCGAAAAGAACGCTGCCGTAGAGCAGCTTCAGAAGACGATTGACGAGGCAGCCGCCGTCTACCTCGCGGACTTTACCGGGCTGGATGTGGAGCTCATGACAGACCTCCGCAAAGAGTGCCGGAAGAATGATGTTCAGTTCCGTGTCGTGAAGAACACGCTGGCCATCCGGGCTTCGCGGAATCTGGAGTTTGAGGAACTGGTGCCGCACCTCAAGGGCCCCACGGCCATGGCCTCCTCGGTGGCGGATCCCGCCGCGCCGGCTCGAGTGCTGGTGGACTTCCACAAGGAGCACAAGAAGCCGGAACTGAAGGTCGGGTTCATGGACGGGAGCATCCTCTCGCTGGAGGAGGCTCATGCGATGGCGAACCTCCCCACGCGGGATGAGCTGATCGCATCGGTGATGCGATGCGCCCAGGGTCCGATCCAGAATCTTCTGGGTGCGCTGACGGATGTCATGACGCGCGTCGTGCGGGTGACGGACGCGGTAAGAGACGGAATGGAGCAGGGCACGATCCAGTCGGCCGCTCCGTCTGAAGAGCCCGTGGCAGAGGAAGCAAAGGAAGCGCCGGTGGAGGAGGCCGCACCGGCAGAGACAGACGCAGCCGAGGAACCGGCTGGCGAAGAGTCCGGCGGGGATGATGCTCCCGCAGAGGAAGACAAGAAGGAAGAGGGCGAAGACTCGCCCGAAGAGTAG